In Novosphingobium sp. MMS21-SN21R, a single genomic region encodes these proteins:
- the fliD gene encoding flagellar filament capping protein FliD: MATTSSTASTSATAQIISSLGAGSGINTSQLAEQLAAAQFAPRLDQLSTKNEKLTAQISSASNLKSLMSTLATSVGSLIRTGDLAVTPSITSASVAAVSKGTATGSGTYSLEVTSLANAQKLVMPAYSSPTATVGSGTLTLRFGTVSGGGFTPDATQTAVDIAVPTGATLADVATAINASGAGVTAYIANGAAGAQLVLKGKEGATSGFEIEVTPDVGGEALSNLAWSAATNTAQLKSTASDAAFSIDGVDYTSKSNTVNDVVPGLNLKLTGTNAGSPATVSFSDPSSNISSAMTDLVDALNEVVSQLTSAMDKSSGDLNSDPGARALRSALTALAGTRIMVNAADGEPSTLGDLGLKIQRDGTFTLDTDRLSATLKDHPQAAGAMWTTGVYGVYSSIDKIARAAASTTSGASLGSSITRYTALQKTVSEKSTDLTEKQEDMRQRLVSRFAVMDTRVSGSQSTLTFLKAQISAWNSTGNN; the protein is encoded by the coding sequence ATGGCTACAACCTCGTCCACCGCATCGACCTCGGCCACCGCCCAGATCATCTCGTCGCTGGGCGCCGGTAGCGGCATCAACACCTCGCAACTGGCTGAGCAGCTCGCCGCCGCTCAGTTCGCTCCGAGGCTCGACCAGCTTTCGACAAAGAACGAAAAGCTGACCGCGCAGATTTCGAGCGCGTCGAATCTCAAGTCACTGATGAGCACGCTCGCCACCTCAGTGGGATCGCTGATCCGCACCGGCGATCTGGCCGTCACACCTTCGATCACCAGCGCCAGCGTGGCCGCCGTCAGCAAGGGCACAGCCACCGGCAGCGGCACCTATTCGCTTGAAGTCACCAGCCTGGCCAATGCGCAGAAGCTGGTGATGCCAGCCTATTCGTCGCCCACCGCAACGGTTGGTTCGGGAACGCTGACGTTACGTTTCGGGACGGTTTCGGGCGGGGGCTTCACCCCAGACGCTACCCAAACCGCAGTCGACATCGCAGTACCCACCGGCGCAACACTGGCCGACGTTGCCACGGCGATCAATGCTTCGGGCGCGGGCGTCACTGCCTATATCGCAAACGGCGCGGCGGGTGCGCAACTCGTGCTCAAGGGCAAGGAGGGCGCGACGAGCGGCTTCGAGATCGAAGTGACGCCGGACGTCGGAGGAGAAGCGCTGTCCAATCTGGCCTGGAGCGCGGCGACCAACACCGCGCAGCTCAAGTCCACCGCGAGCGATGCCGCGTTCAGCATCGACGGTGTCGACTACACATCGAAAAGCAACACGGTGAACGACGTCGTGCCGGGGCTGAACCTGAAGCTGACCGGCACCAACGCAGGTTCGCCCGCTACGGTGAGTTTCAGCGATCCTTCGAGCAACATCTCCTCGGCGATGACCGATCTGGTCGATGCGCTGAACGAGGTCGTATCGCAGCTGACTTCGGCGATGGACAAGAGCAGCGGCGATCTCAATAGCGATCCCGGCGCGCGCGCGCTGCGCAGCGCGCTGACCGCGCTTGCGGGCACCAGGATCATGGTCAATGCGGCCGATGGCGAGCCTTCGACGCTGGGCGACCTCGGCCTCAAGATCCAGCGGGACGGCACATTCACACTCGACACAGATCGGCTTTCGGCGACGCTCAAGGATCATCCGCAAGCCGCGGGTGCCATGTGGACGACGGGGGTTTACGGGGTCTATTCGTCCATCGACAAGATCGCCCGAGCCGCAGCATCGACCACCAGCGGCGCATCGCTCGGCAGTTCGATCACACGCTATACGGCGCTGCAGAAAACCGTGTCCGAAAAGTCGACCGACCTCACCGAAAAGCAGGAAGACATGCGCCAGCGACTGGTCTCCCGATTTGCGGTGATGGACACACGCGTTTCGGGTTCGCAATCCACCCTTACTTTTCTCAAGGCGCAGATCAGCGCCTGGAACTCGACGGGCAATAATTGA
- the fliP gene encoding flagellar type III secretion system pore protein FliP (The bacterial flagellar biogenesis protein FliP forms a type III secretion system (T3SS)-type pore required for flagellar assembly.), which yields MAAVASGPAPAQQPAAISGALDRAFGQIAGAQGGGSLSLSLQLLLIMGLLTILPSLVLMMTSFTRILIVLSILRQAMGLQQSPPNQVLIGLSLFLSLFVMGPTLDKVNANAIQPYSAGQIGVEQAFINGGREFHAFMIRQTRETDLRMFADIAKAPRFASAAEVPYSILLPAYVTSELKTAFQIGFMLFLPFLVIDLVVSSVLMSLGMMMMSPTIVSLPFKLLLFVLVDGWALLMGSLAASFG from the coding sequence ATGGCGGCGGTTGCTTCGGGGCCTGCCCCGGCGCAGCAGCCAGCCGCGATCTCGGGCGCGCTCGACCGGGCGTTTGGCCAGATTGCGGGTGCGCAGGGGGGCGGTTCGCTGTCGCTTTCGCTGCAACTCCTGCTGATCATGGGCTTGCTGACGATCCTGCCCTCGCTGGTACTTATGATGACCAGCTTCACGCGGATACTGATCGTGCTGTCGATCCTGCGGCAGGCGATGGGGCTGCAGCAATCGCCGCCTAATCAGGTGCTTATCGGGCTTTCGCTGTTCCTGTCGCTGTTCGTGATGGGGCCGACACTCGACAAGGTGAACGCGAACGCGATCCAGCCCTATTCGGCAGGGCAGATCGGCGTGGAGCAGGCCTTCATCAACGGAGGCCGCGAGTTTCACGCCTTCATGATCCGTCAGACGCGCGAAACGGACCTGCGCATGTTTGCCGACATCGCCAAGGCCCCGCGCTTCGCCAGTGCCGCCGAGGTGCCCTATTCGATCCTGCTTCCGGCCTATGTGACCAGCGAACTCAAGACCGCGTTCCAGATCGGCTTCATGCTGTTTCTGCCGTTTCTGGTGATCGACCTTGTGGTGTCATCAGTGCTGATGAGCCTTGGCATGATGATGATGAGTCCGACGATCGTGTCGCTGCCATTCAAGCTGCTGCTGTTCGTGCTGGTCGATGGCTGGGCGCTGCTGATGGGCAGCCTTGCCGCGAGCTTCGGGTGA
- a CDS encoding EscU/YscU/HrcU family type III secretion system export apparatus switch protein, which produces MAETEGEKSFAPTDKRKKDAAKNGDVLRSRDLATAVGVLVGAVWLKFAGPWVFDMLQDTLRASLTMDRKVIEDFAPRKMLIGAMITALPPVFLLGGLVLAASVFSQIGMSDGRWIPSNLAPKASRINPLSGLKRMFGSQGWIELAKGLAKLTLMGAIAWVWASGEISRLIGLGHGDVHDHLTMAWDAITSLAFALASGLMVIALIDFPIQWLRRFFRLRMTLQEIKDESKESEGSPEQKAAIRQKQRQFAMGAMQSAMLKAQFVITNPTHFSVAMVYDPDIAPAPVVLAKARGEKALAMRQLAAEMGVPTLEIPPLARSVYFTTRENQVIREDLYAAVAVVLAFVLSLKRGDAPVLPPIDLPMHMRFDTEGRPEIVASLNPAAARPS; this is translated from the coding sequence GTGGCCGAAACCGAGGGCGAGAAGTCCTTTGCCCCTACCGACAAGCGCAAGAAGGACGCCGCCAAGAACGGCGACGTCTTGCGTTCGCGCGATCTGGCGACGGCAGTGGGCGTGCTGGTCGGCGCGGTCTGGCTGAAGTTTGCCGGGCCTTGGGTATTCGATATGTTGCAGGATACTCTGCGTGCGTCGCTGACGATGGACCGTAAGGTGATCGAAGACTTTGCGCCGCGCAAGATGCTGATCGGGGCGATGATCACCGCATTGCCGCCGGTTTTTCTGCTTGGCGGACTGGTGCTGGCGGCTTCAGTCTTCTCGCAGATCGGCATGTCGGACGGGCGCTGGATTCCGTCGAACCTTGCTCCCAAGGCTTCGCGGATCAATCCGTTATCGGGCCTCAAGCGAATGTTCGGTTCGCAAGGCTGGATCGAGCTGGCCAAGGGTCTGGCCAAGCTCACGCTGATGGGGGCAATTGCTTGGGTCTGGGCTTCGGGCGAGATATCGCGCCTGATCGGGCTGGGTCATGGTGACGTCCACGACCACCTGACGATGGCTTGGGATGCGATTACCTCGCTTGCCTTCGCGCTGGCCTCGGGCCTGATGGTGATCGCGCTGATCGACTTTCCGATCCAGTGGCTGCGCCGTTTCTTCCGCCTGCGCATGACGTTGCAGGAGATCAAGGACGAGTCCAAGGAGTCCGAAGGTTCTCCCGAGCAGAAAGCGGCGATCCGCCAAAAGCAGCGCCAGTTCGCCATGGGCGCAATGCAATCGGCGATGCTGAAGGCGCAGTTCGTGATAACCAACCCAACGCACTTTTCGGTGGCGATGGTCTATGATCCCGACATTGCCCCCGCCCCGGTGGTTCTGGCCAAGGCGCGTGGCGAAAAGGCGCTGGCCATGCGGCAACTGGCCGCAGAAATGGGTGTTCCGACGCTGGAAATCCCTCCGCTGGCCCGCTCGGTCTATTTCACCACGCGCGAAAATCAGGTGATCCGCGAAGATCTTTATGCGGCAGTGGCAGTGGTGCTGGCATTCGTCCTGTCACTGAAGCGGGGCGACGCGCCGGTGCTGCCGCCTATCGACCTGCCGATGCACATGCGGTTCGACACGGAAGGCCGTCCCGAAATTGTCGCAAGCCTTAACCCCGCTGCGGCCCGGCCGTCCTAA
- a CDS encoding flagellar biosynthetic protein FliO has translation MLWYILKLLVLLPLIGGLAYASLKFAKRMEGRFTAGSGQKAVRIIETQMLSPTLRLAVLEFHGREILVSAGKNGIVRLAEAPARPKADVEDAP, from the coding sequence ATGCTCTGGTATATCCTCAAGCTGCTGGTCCTGCTGCCACTGATCGGCGGTCTGGCTTACGCAAGCCTCAAGTTCGCCAAACGCATGGAAGGTCGGTTCACGGCCGGGAGCGGACAGAAGGCGGTCCGCATCATCGAAACCCAGATGCTCAGCCCTACGCTGCGCTTGGCCGTCCTCGAATTTCATGGCCGGGAGATCCTCGTCTCGGCGGGCAAGAACGGCATCGTGCGGCTTGCCGAAGCCCCTGCCCGGCCCAAGGCGGACGTGGAGGACGCGCCGTGA
- a CDS encoding STAS domain-containing protein — MSSISLPARCDRAAAEALLPELVAALGSGPLRIDGRECVQVGQAMLQLLVSARQTGDGAVIDPSSALREAVGIAGLSEELFGGVEA, encoded by the coding sequence ATGTCGTCGATCTCCCTGCCAGCCCGTTGCGACCGCGCCGCAGCCGAAGCCTTGCTGCCTGAACTTGTTGCAGCGCTCGGGTCTGGGCCGTTGCGGATCGACGGGCGCGAATGCGTGCAGGTCGGACAGGCGATGCTGCAGCTGCTGGTCAGCGCCCGCCAGACAGGGGACGGTGCGGTGATCGACCCCTCGTCTGCCTTGCGCGAAGCCGTCGGCATCGCCGGGCTGTCGGAAGAACTGTTCGGAGGGGTGGAAGCATGA
- the fliN gene encoding flagellar motor switch protein FliN translates to MTFQPRGFDFLKDVDVRLTVELGSTSMKLKDVLGLGEESVVMLDRMTDELLDVMVNGKLIARGEVVAQGDRFGLRIVELLGSEPDVAAPAPAPRKATKGDAG, encoded by the coding sequence ATGACATTCCAGCCCCGCGGTTTTGATTTCCTCAAGGATGTCGACGTCCGCCTGACTGTCGAACTTGGCAGCACATCGATGAAACTCAAGGACGTGCTCGGCCTGGGTGAGGAATCGGTGGTGATGCTCGACCGCATGACCGACGAACTGCTCGACGTGATGGTCAACGGCAAGCTGATAGCGCGCGGCGAAGTGGTCGCACAGGGCGACAGGTTCGGCCTGCGTATCGTCGAGCTGCTTGGCAGTGAGCCGGATGTCGCCGCGCCCGCCCCTGCACCTCGCAAGGCCACCAAGGGGGATGCGGGCTGA
- the fliR gene encoding flagellar biosynthetic protein FliR gives MLQLNFGFGALEADFWHFVFVMTRIGAAMMAAPLFGMATVPPQVRVITTGAIALLVCAWTPVVAPTALLSLAGMLIVANEVLIGLALGFALQLTFAAPTLAAEIIGGAMGMSIATTADPVSGASSPAMGQYFAVVLTVIFLGTGAHLNWIALIVESYRTFPPGAAWLAPERMELITEFAGTMFVTGLLIALPVTLILLLVQVTTGIISRSAPALNLFSLGLPAGVLAGLAAMITAAPMLTDLMVDMSAGAVENAAALLARTE, from the coding sequence GTGCTGCAGCTCAACTTCGGATTTGGCGCGCTCGAGGCCGATTTCTGGCACTTCGTGTTCGTGATGACGCGGATCGGCGCGGCGATGATGGCTGCCCCGCTGTTCGGCATGGCCACCGTGCCGCCGCAAGTGCGGGTGATCACCACCGGCGCAATCGCGCTGCTGGTCTGCGCATGGACGCCCGTGGTCGCGCCGACTGCGCTGCTGTCGCTGGCAGGAATGCTGATCGTTGCCAACGAGGTACTGATCGGGCTGGCGCTCGGCTTTGCCCTGCAACTAACCTTTGCCGCGCCAACGCTAGCGGCCGAGATCATCGGCGGCGCCATGGGCATGTCGATTGCGACGACCGCCGATCCGGTCAGCGGTGCAAGCTCGCCCGCCATGGGCCAGTATTTCGCGGTGGTGCTGACCGTGATCTTCCTTGGCACCGGCGCGCACCTCAACTGGATCGCGCTGATCGTCGAAAGTTATCGCACGTTCCCGCCGGGCGCCGCATGGCTCGCGCCTGAGCGGATGGAATTGATCACCGAATTTGCCGGAACGATGTTCGTGACCGGGCTGCTTATCGCACTGCCGGTCACGCTGATCCTGCTGCTGGTTCAGGTAACGACCGGCATCATCAGCCGCTCGGCGCCTGCGCTAAACCTGTTTTCGCTGGGCCTTCCTGCCGGCGTGCTGGCGGGGTTGGCGGCGATGATCACTGCGGCACCGATGCTGACCGACCTGATGGTCGACATGTCTGCGGGTGCGGTGGAGAACGCCGCTGCATTGCTCGCCCGCACGGAGTAG
- a CDS encoding protein-glutamate O-methyltransferase has product MSLMEALDASMPGVSPGVYDDADFRAISEIAHKEAGIVLPTGKAMLVYSRLAPLVRNTGCATFGSYVIRIREDAAERQKAICALTTNHTFFYRESHHFEHFASEVRPGFVDRLQQGGKVRLWSAGCSSGEETWSLLMTFLGSDHAKGIDIARRDLRLLASDIATHALTKARAATYRAEDIKAVPDELSRLWTRTSGEETTIAPEVQQLARFRSLNLLGDWPMKGQFDVIFCRNVMIYFDNPTKERLVERFAEKLVPGGWLYIGHSERVTGPALDQLSTMGPTIYRKRAA; this is encoded by the coding sequence ATGAGCTTGATGGAAGCTCTCGATGCATCGATGCCGGGGGTCAGTCCCGGGGTCTATGACGATGCCGATTTCCGCGCGATTAGCGAAATCGCCCACAAGGAAGCAGGCATCGTCCTGCCAACCGGCAAAGCGATGCTGGTCTATTCGCGGCTGGCCCCACTGGTGCGCAACACGGGCTGCGCAACTTTCGGCTCTTATGTCATCCGCATCCGCGAGGACGCCGCCGAGCGCCAGAAGGCCATTTGCGCGCTGACCACCAATCACACATTCTTTTACCGCGAATCCCACCATTTCGAGCACTTTGCGAGCGAGGTGCGCCCCGGCTTCGTCGACCGTCTGCAGCAGGGCGGCAAGGTGCGGCTGTGGTCGGCGGGCTGTTCGAGCGGCGAGGAGACCTGGTCGCTGCTGATGACCTTTCTCGGCTCCGATCATGCCAAAGGCATCGACATCGCGCGGCGCGATTTGCGACTGCTGGCCAGCGATATTGCGACGCACGCCCTGACCAAGGCCCGCGCTGCGACATACCGCGCCGAAGACATCAAGGCGGTGCCCGACGAACTGAGCCGACTCTGGACCCGAACCAGCGGTGAAGAAACGACGATCGCGCCTGAGGTGCAGCAATTGGCACGCTTTCGTTCGCTCAACCTGCTCGGCGACTGGCCGATGAAGGGGCAGTTCGACGTGATCTTCTGCCGCAATGTCATGATCTATTTTGACAATCCCACCAAGGAACGCCTTGTCGAACGCTTCGCCGAAAAGCTCGTGCCGGGAGGGTGGCTGTACATCGGCCATTCCGAACGCGTGACCGGACCGGCGCTAGACCAGCTTTCGACCATGGGTCCCACCATCTACCGCAAGAGGGCCGCATGA
- a CDS encoding flagellar biosynthetic protein FliQ — protein MNDTASLLSLADRMLWITALVAAPILIASLAVGLVVGVIQAATSVNEQTLTFVPKLAVTALVLVLFGSAMLGLVGDFTKEIFDQIAMTGR, from the coding sequence ATGAATGATACTGCTTCCCTCCTTTCGCTGGCCGACCGTATGCTCTGGATCACCGCGCTCGTGGCCGCTCCGATCCTGATCGCCTCGCTGGCCGTCGGCCTTGTCGTCGGCGTAATTCAGGCGGCGACTTCGGTGAACGAGCAGACGCTGACGTTTGTGCCGAAGCTGGCCGTCACTGCGCTTGTGCTGGTGCTGTTCGGCAGCGCGATGCTGGGTCTGGTCGGGGATTTCACCAAGGAAATCTTCGACCAGATTGCCATGACCGGGCGCTGA
- the fliS gene encoding flagellar protein FliS yields MLHHRNDPTEAYRRVDFDARVRGADSRQLVDLCLEQVIGSLGRALHAQGRKDNSAKSAALTRAVSALTALQMGVDMANPTAPALMQMYQSARGAVLDCVTRFDAGKLATIRQDFTEIREAMLHGMTAA; encoded by the coding sequence ATGCTGCACCACCGCAACGACCCGACCGAAGCCTATCGCCGCGTCGATTTCGACGCTCGGGTACGCGGTGCGGATTCGCGCCAGCTTGTCGACCTTTGCCTTGAACAGGTCATCGGGTCGCTTGGCCGGGCGCTGCATGCACAGGGCCGCAAGGACAATTCAGCCAAGAGCGCTGCACTTACCCGTGCAGTCTCGGCGCTCACCGCGCTGCAGATGGGCGTGGACATGGCCAACCCAACGGCTCCTGCGCTGATGCAGATGTATCAGTCTGCGCGCGGCGCAGTGCTCGATTGCGTGACGCGGTTCGACGCGGGCAAGCTGGCGACAATCCGGCAGGACTTCACCGAAATTCGCGAAGCTATGCTGCACGGCATGACGGCTGCCTGA
- a CDS encoding chemotaxis protein CheA: protein MNAEEIQAIFFAECEESLAAAEQGLAACKEGTQDDDTVNAVFRGVHSIKGGAGAFGYIALQGFTHVFETLLSDVRDKTVDITEPLIDLMLRALDTLSDHVTAARDSSEPPDDDVLQAELTAAMAANAGNAPDTTVPQPAPASAPQVVAETHDDASDDFGLDFDLDALLADISDDMGTPAELAEQPRWEVRLRPHAAAMRNGSEPILMLREMADLGGRCTVCDVSSVPPLDSFNSDIGYLGWVFTFPADVSESSVREIFDFVGDDCSLAFGTGTEMPPVRYPLPIDAVAAETNSAQAAPENVAATPGGGDAPSEPLPIGGDVQSVRAQQAPPAPPAPGQSIRIELNKLDKLIDAVGELVIAQAMMAQRLSGEGFAASEEMTLIEGLTRDIQESAMAIRAQPIGSVFSRVPRILRELASSTGKHVRLEVSGESTELDKTVIERLGEPLTHLIRNAVDHGIEPADERIAAGKSAEGTLTLSAEHRSGRILIRIGDDGKGIDRERVFAKAVEKGLIAPETVLSKEEIDLLIFAPGFSTAQQVSNISGRGVGMDVVRQNVKDLGGRITIESEPGSGTTFTLTLPLTLAISDGMVVNVGDQTLVVPLANVVESLRPEPNEVQGLGANRCMINVRGRFIPVIPLSTSVGAIGAAEHPQDGVLIVVETEGAGRAALLVDAICDQRQVVIKSLDTHYRSVEGVAGATILGDGRVALIVDVDSLVSRSLAAATPAALAEAA from the coding sequence ATGAACGCCGAAGAAATCCAGGCTATCTTCTTCGCCGAGTGCGAAGAATCGCTGGCAGCTGCCGAACAGGGTCTGGCCGCCTGCAAGGAAGGCACGCAGGACGACGATACGGTAAACGCCGTCTTCCGCGGCGTGCATTCGATCAAGGGCGGTGCGGGCGCTTTCGGCTATATCGCACTCCAGGGCTTTACCCATGTTTTCGAGACGCTGCTGTCCGACGTCCGCGACAAGACGGTCGACATCACCGAGCCGCTGATCGACCTGATGCTGCGTGCGCTCGACACACTGAGCGATCACGTGACGGCGGCGCGCGATTCCAGCGAGCCACCAGATGACGACGTTCTTCAGGCGGAATTGACGGCGGCCATGGCGGCCAATGCCGGAAATGCCCCAGACACAACTGTGCCTCAGCCGGCGCCAGCCTCGGCCCCGCAGGTTGTTGCTGAAACGCATGACGATGCCAGCGACGATTTCGGCCTGGACTTCGATCTGGACGCCCTGCTTGCCGACATCTCCGACGATATGGGGACGCCAGCGGAGCTTGCCGAACAGCCGCGTTGGGAAGTGCGCCTGCGCCCACACGCCGCCGCAATGCGCAATGGCAGCGAGCCCATTCTTATGCTGCGCGAAATGGCCGACCTTGGTGGCCGCTGCACGGTTTGCGATGTTTCTTCGGTTCCGCCGCTCGATTCCTTCAACTCCGACATCGGCTACCTGGGCTGGGTGTTCACCTTCCCGGCCGATGTGAGCGAATCCTCGGTCCGCGAGATATTCGACTTCGTCGGCGACGATTGTTCGCTGGCATTTGGCACTGGTACCGAGATGCCGCCGGTGCGCTATCCCTTGCCCATAGATGCGGTCGCAGCCGAAACAAATTCTGCACAGGCGGCGCCGGAAAACGTTGCAGCAACGCCCGGCGGCGGTGATGCGCCTTCAGAACCGCTGCCAATCGGGGGCGACGTTCAGTCGGTGCGCGCCCAACAAGCGCCACCTGCGCCGCCCGCACCGGGCCAGTCGATCCGCATCGAATTGAACAAGCTCGACAAGCTGATCGATGCGGTGGGTGAACTTGTAATTGCCCAGGCGATGATGGCGCAGCGCCTTTCGGGCGAAGGCTTTGCCGCCTCCGAAGAAATGACGCTGATCGAGGGCCTGACCCGCGACATCCAGGAATCGGCCATGGCGATCCGCGCGCAGCCGATCGGCTCGGTGTTCAGCCGCGTGCCGCGCATCTTGCGCGAACTGGCGTCCTCTACCGGCAAGCACGTCCGGCTCGAAGTCTCGGGCGAAAGCACTGAGCTCGACAAGACCGTGATCGAACGGCTGGGCGAGCCGCTGACCCACCTGATCCGCAACGCTGTCGATCACGGCATCGAGCCCGCGGACGAGCGCATTGCGGCGGGAAAATCGGCCGAAGGCACGCTGACTCTGTCGGCCGAACATCGTTCGGGCCGCATCCTCATCCGCATCGGCGACGACGGCAAGGGCATCGACCGCGAACGGGTATTCGCCAAGGCAGTCGAGAAAGGTCTGATCGCGCCCGAAACGGTGTTGAGCAAGGAAGAGATCGACCTGCTTATCTTCGCGCCAGGCTTTTCGACCGCGCAACAGGTCTCGAATATATCCGGGCGGGGCGTCGGCATGGACGTCGTCCGTCAGAACGTGAAGGATCTGGGCGGACGGATAACCATCGAATCCGAACCGGGTTCGGGCACGACGTTTACACTCACCCTGCCGCTCACTCTGGCGATTTCGGATGGCATGGTTGTCAATGTCGGCGATCAGACGCTGGTCGTCCCGCTCGCCAACGTGGTCGAGAGCCTGCGGCCTGAGCCGAACGAGGTGCAGGGTCTTGGTGCCAACCGCTGCATGATCAACGTGCGCGGAAGGTTCATTCCGGTGATCCCGCTGAGCACGTCTGTCGGTGCGATCGGCGCGGCCGAACATCCGCAGGACGGCGTGCTGATCGTGGTGGAAACCGAAGGCGCAGGACGTGCCGCCCTGCTCGTGGACGCGATCTGCGACCAGCGCCAGGTCGTTATCAAGAGCCTCGACACCCATTACCGCTCTGTCGAGGGCGTGGCCGGGGCGACCATTCTGGGCGACGGGCGCGTGGCACTGATCGTCGATGTCGACAGTCTGGTTTCGCGCAGCCTTGCGGCTGCAACGCCTGCCGCACTGGCAGAAGCGGCATGA
- a CDS encoding chemotaxis protein CheB, with the protein MHEARVLVVDDSAAMRALFSDILDQAKNVTVIGAAANAAEARDQIRDLKPNVVTLDVEMPGMSGIEFLAEIMGSAPLPVVMLSSLTQAGTETSLKAYELGAVECFPKPLKATPEQFSKTVGKLGKIVLAAANSNVKDRRAPREHKQADTHFEWNGHIVALSASMGGIDALTQMLTYFPEKCPPTVIALNAEPAVVETFIKRMDGELKCAVKAAKDGTPLTPGTIHIAFDPDRHAVIEPGSPPKLRLIDRDPVEGMRPSANLLFGSIARGSVPAAAAVLTGMGSDGAKGLRIMRDSGCKTFAQDRSTALVAEAPSAAIDAGAADSELALDDLGTALIACCSMS; encoded by the coding sequence ATGCACGAAGCACGGGTTCTGGTGGTCGACGATTCTGCGGCAATGCGGGCTTTGTTTTCCGACATTCTCGACCAGGCAAAGAACGTGACGGTCATCGGAGCTGCGGCCAACGCGGCCGAAGCACGTGACCAGATTCGCGACCTGAAGCCCAATGTCGTTACGCTCGACGTGGAAATGCCGGGCATGAGCGGGATCGAGTTCCTCGCCGAAATCATGGGGTCTGCCCCGCTGCCTGTGGTCATGCTGTCCAGTCTTACCCAGGCCGGAACGGAGACCTCGCTCAAGGCCTATGAACTGGGGGCGGTCGAATGCTTCCCCAAACCGCTCAAGGCGACGCCCGAGCAGTTCAGCAAGACTGTGGGCAAGCTCGGCAAGATCGTGCTCGCGGCAGCCAACAGCAACGTCAAGGATCGCCGGGCCCCGCGTGAGCACAAGCAGGCTGACACGCATTTCGAATGGAACGGCCACATTGTCGCACTCTCCGCCTCGATGGGCGGGATCGACGCGCTGACCCAGATGCTGACCTACTTCCCCGAAAAGTGCCCGCCAACCGTGATTGCGCTCAATGCAGAACCTGCGGTTGTGGAGACTTTCATCAAGCGTATGGACGGCGAGCTCAAGTGCGCGGTCAAGGCAGCCAAGGACGGCACGCCGCTTACACCCGGAACGATTCACATCGCGTTCGATCCTGATCGCCACGCGGTGATCGAACCCGGCAGTCCGCCCAAGCTGCGCCTGATCGATCGTGATCCGGTCGAAGGCATGCGCCCCTCGGCAAACCTGCTGTTCGGGTCGATCGCGCGCGGTTCGGTCCCGGCGGCGGCCGCAGTGCTGACCGGCATGGGCAGTGATGGTGCCAAGGGCCTGAGGATCATGCGTGATTCCGGCTGCAAGACATTCGCGCAGGATCGCAGCACCGCGCTGGTGGCCGAAGCGCCGTCCGCAGCCATCGATGCCGGCGCAGCCGACAGCGAACTGGCGCTTGACGATCTCGGCACCGCACTGATCGCCTGCTGCAGCATGAGTTGA